The Deltaproteobacteria bacterium nucleotide sequence GCGGGAGCGTAGCGCGCTAGCGCTTCCCACCGCGCAGCACCCAGTCGCGCTGCGCGCCGGCCCACCCGACGAGATAGTCCCGGTAGCGCGTCTCGCGCTCGGCCTCCTCGGCGGTGCGGCTGCGCTCCTCGAGCGGGTCGGTCGGGAGGTGGTAGAGCCGCGTGCGTCGCGACTCGGGTTCGAAGATCGCCTTCCAGGGGCCGTGGCGCAGGCCAAGCTGCAGCACGCCGTGGTCGGTGAAAAGCGGCGCCAGACCGGCACGCGGCTGGAGGAGCGAGCGCCCCTGGTAGCTCGCCGGGACCGGGCGTCCGAGCAGCTCGAGCAGCGTGGGGGCGAGGTCGGCGGTGCTACCGATCTGGGGGAGACGCACGGGTCGCGTGAAGAGCCCCGGTGCGGCGATCAGGCCCGGGACGTGCACGTTCTCCTGATAGATGGCCAGCGTGTGCGCCACGTTGCCGGGGTGCTGGAGGAAGGCCTCGCCGTGGTCGCCGTGGATCACCCAGAGCGTCTGTTCGAGGAGCCCGCGCCGCCGAAGACCCTCGACGAAGGTGCCGAGCGCGAGGTCGCCCCGGTGAAGGTCGTTCAGGTAACGCGCGCGGTCCGTGGCCGTGCCGAAGGGGGCGGGTCCGCCGCCCGGCGCCTCGTACGGGTGATGCCCGGCGATCGGCAGGTACATGAGGAAGAAGCGCTCGCCGGGCCGCAAGCGGTCCACGAAGGCGAGCATGCGCTCTACGACCGACGCCTCGTCCACGCCGAAGCTGGAGGAGAAGCGACTCGGGATCTGGGCCGCATCGGCAAGGGTGGCGAAGCCTCGGCCCTGCACGACGTGCTCCATGCCGAGGTACGCGAAGCGACCGGCGTGAAAGAGCGCGGTCCGGTAGCCGGCGCGCTGGAGCTCGAGCGGGAAGGCGTCGCAGTGCAGCCGCTTAGCGGCATATTGGTCGGCGCTCGTATGCGGAGCGGGATAGGCGGCACATAGCGTGCTAAATAGGCCCTTGATGCTCTCGGGATAGACCGCGTGGAGGCCGTCCAGCACCAGCGCCTGCTGCCCCAGCCGGGAGAGATTCGGCGTGGGGTCTTCCTTAGCGCCATAGAGGCGCAGGTACGACGCGCCGTGCGACTCGAGCACGACCCAGATCACGTGGCGCCGCTTGACGGCGCCCACCAGGTGGCGCAGGTCGACGGCGCGCCCCTCGCCGGAGAGGGCCTGCTGGGCCGCGACGCGCCCGATGGAGTCGAGGCGGGTTAGCTGGGCCAGGGTGCTGCCGAGCATCGCGGCGAGAGCGTTGCGGTGCAGGCCGAGCGTCTCGACGCGGCGGATGGCCAGCGGGCCGAGCGCACCGAGGGCGAGAAAGGCCACGGCGGCGGCGAAGGCGAGCCGGGCGGAGCGGGGTCGGCGCTTCACCAGGCGCGGGAGCAGGGCCGCGGCGCCCACGACGAGCGCGACGGCCGCGAGGTTCGAGGCGGTCACGTACGCGCGCAGGGAGTCGGCGAGGGTGGTGCCGG carries:
- a CDS encoding sulfatase-like hydrolase/transferase, producing the protein MTEGASAPPLHPSLRRAVCLLGVFAVAKGALVVLRALDGGGSSLASGWTLPALLNQDLWTALLVGLVDATLRLGARRSPNMVLAVDRLAWLFYGGAALYVAVNVAVARQLSTPLTYLLAGAAGTTLADSLRAYVTASNLAAVALVVGAAALLPRLVKRRPRSARLAFAAAVAFLALGALGPLAIRRVETLGLHRNALAAMLGSTLAQLTRLDSIGRVAAQQALSGEGRAVDLRHLVGAVKRRHVIWVVLESHGASYLRLYGAKEDPTPNLSRLGQQALVLDGLHAVYPESIKGLFSTLCAAYPAPHTSADQYAAKRLHCDAFPLELQRAGYRTALFHAGRFAYLGMEHVVQGRGFATLADAAQIPSRFSSSFGVDEASVVERMLAFVDRLRPGERFFLMYLPIAGHHPYEAPGGGPAPFGTATDRARYLNDLHRGDLALGTFVEGLRRRGLLEQTLWVIHGDHGEAFLQHPGNVAHTLAIYQENVHVPGLIAAPGLFTRPVRLPQIGSTADLAPTLLELLGRPVPASYQGRSLLQPRAGLAPLFTDHGVLQLGLRHGPWKAIFEPESRRTRLYHLPTDPLEERSRTAEEAERETRYRDYLVGWAGAQRDWVLRGGKR